A genomic stretch from Pseudomonadota bacterium includes:
- the purB gene encoding adenylosuccinate lyase, translating to MPVHPFDYTIQANLYSTPELNAVFEEKKRLERWLQIEAALAQAQGELGIIPQEAAAEISGKASLDNLDLKSIQEDYLTSRNSLMPLLKALRNACSDNYGEYVHFGATTQDIIDTAQILALKDTLAIIYRDLRALEEILLNLSKDHCSTPIIARTHGQQAQPTTLGYKFTVWLSEIRRHIERLKTFPDRIFIGQLSGAVGNMAALGPQAFEVSRLTMNKLGLGYSLVSWHTSRDNIAEAAAFHALLISTLEKIANEIIQLGKSEIYELSEPAPKGATSSSTMPHKRNPVLCQRISVLARHVRPLAGIVVEGMVHEHERDARALWSEWLTMPQIAIYTGTALHYLKIILNGLIIRPGKMLENLSLQKEHIISEWLLFQLAKSIGKMNAQKRLHTLIAQSVETGQTLHVLLSADNEISPLLDDDELEYLKHPERYTGLAESIVKETVKDITNRRTTDPEKL from the coding sequence ATGCCTGTTCATCCTTTTGATTACACCATACAAGCAAATCTCTATTCCACCCCGGAACTTAATGCGGTTTTTGAAGAAAAGAAACGCCTGGAGCGCTGGTTGCAGATTGAAGCGGCCCTTGCCCAAGCCCAGGGAGAACTGGGCATTATCCCACAAGAAGCAGCGGCTGAAATATCCGGCAAGGCTTCCCTTGACAATCTGGACCTGAAATCGATTCAGGAAGACTATCTTACCAGTCGAAACTCTCTGATGCCTTTATTGAAAGCGCTGCGCAACGCCTGCAGTGACAATTACGGAGAATATGTGCATTTCGGCGCAACAACGCAGGATATTATTGACACAGCTCAAATTCTGGCACTAAAAGATACCCTGGCAATCATCTACCGGGATTTACGTGCACTTGAAGAAATATTACTGAACCTTTCAAAAGATCACTGCAGCACCCCGATTATCGCCAGAACCCATGGACAGCAGGCTCAACCAACAACCCTGGGCTATAAATTCACGGTGTGGCTTTCCGAGATCCGCAGACATATTGAACGTCTTAAGACATTTCCCGACAGAATATTTATCGGCCAATTGAGCGGTGCGGTTGGCAATATGGCAGCTCTTGGCCCGCAGGCTTTTGAGGTTTCCAGGCTGACCATGAATAAATTAGGCCTTGGGTACTCCCTTGTTTCCTGGCACACCTCCCGGGATAATATTGCTGAGGCGGCAGCCTTTCATGCGCTGCTGATCAGCACTTTGGAAAAAATCGCCAACGAAATCATCCAACTTGGAAAATCAGAGATTTATGAGTTAAGCGAGCCAGCCCCAAAAGGTGCGACCAGCAGTAGCACAATGCCCCATAAACGGAACCCCGTACTGTGCCAGCGGATCTCTGTTCTGGCCCGTCATGTCAGGCCTCTTGCCGGTATCGTGGTCGAAGGCATGGTCCACGAACATGAAAGAGATGCAAGGGCTCTATGGTCTGAATGGTTGACCATGCCGCAGATCGCCATTTACACAGGAACCGCGCTTCATTATTTGAAAATAATTCTTAACGGTCTTATTATCCGCCCGGGAAAAATGCTTGAGAATCTTTCCCTTCAAAAAGAACATATTATTTCAGAATGGTTGCTTTTCCAGCTTGCAAAAAGTATCGGCAAAATGAATGCCCAGAAAAGATTACACACCCTCATAGCCCAATCAGTTGAGACAGGACAGACTCTTCATGTTTTATTGTCGGCAGACAATGAAATCAGTCCGCTTCTTGATGACGATGAGCTGGAATATTTAAAACATCCTGAAAGATACACCGGGCTGGCCGAGTCAATCGTAAAAGAAACAGTTAAAGACATTACAAATCGTCGAACAACCGACCCGGAGAAACTCTAA
- a CDS encoding cytochrome c biogenesis protein ResB gives MGFVATQNLHEGSSTETAYRWDVEKDSPLGFTLELTTIHREFFPVEIRIGVLKDSVKHGLFQTRTGKKFATDDIFVLPEQIDFDTKNLELRVFDKEGNELGNFSTATGLNTLPKNFPYSFKLVSYKDPTLKRIWVDLKIHRDGKRITQGASEVNHPFKWNDLNFYLTKVDLDQYGYPYAGLQIVKDPSVPVVFTGFGIICLGLACCLFSKHMKKNG, from the coding sequence TTGGGTTTTGTAGCCACCCAGAACTTACATGAGGGTTCATCAACAGAAACTGCTTATCGTTGGGATGTCGAAAAAGACTCCCCCCTGGGCTTTACCCTTGAGCTGACAACAATACATCGCGAGTTTTTTCCCGTTGAAATCCGGATAGGAGTATTAAAGGATTCAGTCAAACACGGACTGTTTCAGACCAGGACAGGCAAAAAATTTGCAACCGATGACATCTTTGTCCTGCCTGAACAAATTGATTTCGATACGAAAAACCTTGAGTTAAGAGTCTTTGATAAGGAAGGCAATGAACTCGGAAATTTTTCGACAGCCACAGGGTTGAACACTCTTCCCAAGAACTTCCCTTACTCTTTCAAGCTGGTAAGCTATAAGGATCCAACCCTTAAGAGGATTTGGGTTGACTTGAAAATACATCGAGACGGAAAAAGAATCACCCAGGGGGCCTCAGAAGTAAATCATCCTTTTAAATGGAATGATTTGAATTTCTACCTCACCAAGGTGGACTTGGACCAATATGGTTACCCATACGCCGGGCTTCAGATTGTAAAGGATCCCAGCGTACCGGTGGTGTTTACTGGCTTTGGCATTATATGTCTAGGCTTAGCTTGTTGCCTGTTCAGTAAACACATGAAAAAAAACGGCTGA
- a CDS encoding sigma 54-interacting transcriptional regulator yields the protein MSKERPKGFEKIITVNSKMLSIFQDILYIAETSKPILITGETGVGKELIVDALHQASKLKGRFVTVNAAGLDDNMFSDTLFGHVKGAYTGADQGRKGLVERAEGGTLVLDEIGDLSLASQIKLLRLLQEKEYMPLGQDKPKKTNVRILAVTNKDLWELQRVGKFRADLNFRLRTHHLHLPPLRERLDDLPVLVDHFLAKAAYALNKEKPTIPQGLISYLETFSFMGNIRELQDLIFDAVSRLEGEQLSIVFFKNYRANTSSSKDVSHGFGSQDQKIFFPTELPTIKQVTSLLVQEAMKRTKGKQTAAAKLLGITQQALSKRLKLEITRNS from the coding sequence ATGTCAAAGGAAAGACCCAAAGGGTTTGAAAAGATTATCACGGTAAACAGCAAAATGCTGTCTATTTTTCAGGATATCCTTTATATCGCTGAAACCTCAAAACCCATTCTTATCACTGGAGAAACCGGCGTTGGAAAAGAGTTGATTGTTGATGCCCTTCATCAGGCCAGCAAGCTTAAGGGCAGATTCGTCACGGTAAATGCAGCAGGGCTTGATGATAATATGTTTTCAGACACCTTGTTTGGGCATGTTAAGGGTGCATATACCGGAGCTGATCAAGGCAGAAAGGGGCTGGTTGAGCGAGCCGAAGGTGGTACTCTTGTTCTCGATGAAATTGGCGATTTAAGTCTTGCCTCACAGATCAAATTACTGCGGTTACTGCAGGAAAAAGAATACATGCCCCTGGGCCAGGATAAGCCTAAAAAAACGAATGTTCGTATTCTGGCTGTAACAAACAAAGATCTCTGGGAGTTGCAAAGAGTTGGTAAATTTCGTGCGGATTTGAATTTCAGGCTCCGGACGCACCATCTCCACCTGCCACCTCTGCGCGAAAGGTTAGACGATCTTCCCGTTCTTGTTGATCATTTTCTTGCCAAGGCGGCATATGCATTAAATAAAGAAAAACCAACGATACCTCAGGGGTTGATATCTTATTTGGAAACATTTTCTTTTATGGGCAACATTCGGGAATTGCAGGATTTAATTTTCGATGCAGTCAGCAGACTTGAGGGGGAACAACTTTCAATTGTTTTTTTTAAAAATTATAGAGCGAATACTTCTTCAAGTAAAGATGTGAGCCATGGTTTTGGTTCTCAAGACCAAAAAATATTCTTTCCAACAGAACTGCCCACAATAAAGCAAGTCACGTCTCTTTTGGTTCAGGAAGCAATGAAAAGAACTAAAGGGAAACAGACCGCAGCCGCTAAACTCCTCGGCATCACTCAACAGGCTCTCAGTAAACGCTTAAAGCTGGAAATCACCAGAAATTCCTAA